A window from Mastomys coucha isolate ucsf_1 unplaced genomic scaffold, UCSF_Mcou_1 pScaffold2, whole genome shotgun sequence encodes these proteins:
- the Cenpw gene encoding centromere protein W isoform X1 — MAVSTTVSRRIKRKAPRAFLKSTFKQNKPRLRLETSCDLLIHLNCLLFVHRLAEESRTNACESKCGVIKKDHVLAAAKVILKKSKG; from the exons ATGGCGGTCTCCACCACAGTCTCGAGGCGGATAAAGCGCAAGGCGCCCCGCGCCTTCCTCAAGAGCACCTTCAAGCAGAATAAGCCGCGCCTCCGTCTGGAGACGAGCTGCGACCTCCTG ATCCATTTGAATTGCCTACTCTTTGTTCATCGATTGGCGGAAGAGTCCAGGACAAATGCTTGTGAAAGTAAATGTGGAGTTATCAAAAAGGATCATGTATTGGCCGCAGCAAAG GTAATTCTGAAGAAGAGCAAAGGTTAG
- the Cenpw gene encoding centromere protein W isoform X2, whose translation MAVSTTVSRRIKRKAPRAFLKSTFKQNKPRLRLETSCDLLKSPGQMLVKVNVELSKRIMYWPQQR comes from the exons ATGGCGGTCTCCACCACAGTCTCGAGGCGGATAAAGCGCAAGGCGCCCCGCGCCTTCCTCAAGAGCACCTTCAAGCAGAATAAGCCGCGCCTCCGTCTGGAGACGAGCTGCGACCTCCTG AAA AGTCCAGGACAAATGCTTGTGAAAGTAAATGTGGAGTTATCAAAAAGGATCATGTATTGGCCGCAGCAAAGGtaa